The genomic region TTAGGGGAAAAACTAAAGGCACCCACCACAGAGGCTGCACAGAGGAACCACGGAGGAAAGGCAAAAGGCTTTGATTTTTCACGAAATCCGTTGGCGCTTTTCTTGTTTTTCTCCGTTGACCTCAGGGGCAGTTTTTTTGTTTCTGTTTTTTGGCCTTTGCTTTTCCCCTCAAAAGGTTTGAGGTTTTCCTCGTTTTTGTTTTTCCTCTGTGCCTCTCTGTGTCCTCTGTGGTGAGTGCCTTTGCTTTTGGTTTCTTGGTTTTTTGGGGGTTTTGGTGTTCATACTGAAATACATCATACGGAACCTCTTCCGGCACAAGCTCCGCTCGGTGCTGACTGTCGTCGGCGTCGCCGTGGCGGTCCTCGCCTTCGGGCTCTTGCGCACCCTGGTCGGGCTCTGGTACGCCGGCGCGGAGCACGCCTCCGACACCAGGCTCGTCACCCGCAACGCCATCTCGCTCGTCTTCCCGCTCCCCTTCTCCTACCTTGACCGCATCCGCGGCGTCCCCGGGGTGAGCTCGGTCTCCTACGGCAACTGGTTCGGCGGCGTCTACATCGAGGAGAAGAACTTCTTCGCCAACTATGCGGTCGAACCACGCACTTACCTCGCCCTTTACCCCGAGTTCGTCCTCCCGGAGAAGGAGAAGAACGACTTCATCCTCGACCGCAAGGGGTGCATCGTCGGGGAGCGCCTGGCGAAGACCTACGGCTGGAAGGTGGGGGACCTCATCACCCTCAAAGGGACCATCTTCCCCGGCAACTGGGAGTTCGTGGTACGCGGGATCTACCACGGCGCAGAGAAGGCCACCGAGGAGCGGCTGATGTTGTTCCACTGGAGCTACCTGAACGAGAGCGTGCGCCAGAGTTCCCCGAGGAGGGCGGACCAGGTCGGGTTCTTCATGATCGGGGTGAAGCGGCCGGAATTGGCGCCCGAGGTTTCCCTTGCCGTCGACTCGATGTTCAAGAACTCGCTGGCGGAGACCCTGACCGAGACCGAGAAGGCGTTTCACATGGGGTTCATCGCCATGACCGAGGCGATCATGGTGGCGATCCAGATCGTGTCCTACATGGTCATCGCCATCATCATGGTGGTTGCGGCCAACACCATGGCTATGACGGCGCGGGAGAGGATCGGCGAGTACGCGACACTTAAGACGCTGGGGTTCAAGGCCGGGCACCTGGCGGGGCTCATCTTCGGCGAGTCTGTCGCCATCTCCCTGCTGGGCGGCCTCTTGGGGGTTGCGGCGACCTTCCCCGCCGCCCACTGGATCGAAGTGGAACTGGCGCAGTACTTCCCATTTTTCAGCGTATCGATGCAGACCCTGCTCTACGAGATGCTGGCCGCCCTTTCCGTCGGCGTCGTTTCCGGGATTTTCCCAACCTGGCGCGGCGCCACCATCCGCATCGCCCAAGGGCTCAAACGTATAGGCTGAAACATTGAGCAAGATCAAAGGCATCGCACGCGGATTTGGCGGAAAACGCGGATAAAGGCG from Citrifermentans bremense harbors:
- a CDS encoding ABC transporter permease; translated protein: MFILKYIIRNLFRHKLRSVLTVVGVAVAVLAFGLLRTLVGLWYAGAEHASDTRLVTRNAISLVFPLPFSYLDRIRGVPGVSSVSYGNWFGGVYIEEKNFFANYAVEPRTYLALYPEFVLPEKEKNDFILDRKGCIVGERLAKTYGWKVGDLITLKGTIFPGNWEFVVRGIYHGAEKATEERLMLFHWSYLNESVRQSSPRRADQVGFFMIGVKRPELAPEVSLAVDSMFKNSLAETLTETEKAFHMGFIAMTEAIMVAIQIVSYMVIAIIMVVAANTMAMTARERIGEYATLKTLGFKAGHLAGLIFGESVAISLLGGLLGVAATFPAAHWIEVELAQYFPFFSVSMQTLLYEMLAALSVGVVSGIFPTWRGATIRIAQGLKRIG